From the Chloroflexota bacterium genome, the window ACATCCTGCCCAACTGCGTCGCGCCCATCATCGTCATGGCCACTCTGGCCGTGGGCTGGGCCATCGTGCAGACTGCCGGCCTTTCGTTCCTGGGCCTGGGTGCTCAGCACCCTATGCCGGAATGGGGCGCGATGCTCTCGGGCGGGCGAAACTACATGCTGTCGGCCTGGTGGATTGCGACCTTTCCCGGCCTCGCCATCGTGGTTACGGTCATCGGGTTCAATCTGCTGGGCGACGGGCTGCGCGATGTTCTAGACCCCTATCTCAGAGGCCGTTAGGCATCCTCCACAGCCCTCGTAATCGGCACGCGTCTCCCAAAGGCGTGTGCGGCTGCCCGCAACATGGATTGTCAAAGCGCGGAGCAAAGCCGGAGGAGGAATGATATAGAGGCAAAGAGCGACACCGCAAGGCAACTCAACGGATCGTACCGAAATCCAACCATGTACAAAGGAGTAATGAAATGGCAAAGAAAAAATACCTATTGGAGCACATGACCTGGCCCGAAGCCCAGGCGGCCTTTTCGCGCAAGCCGTGCGTTGTGGTCATCCCCATCGGCTCCACCGAACAGCACGGCCCCCACATGCCGCTGGGCACCGACATCCTCACCGC encodes:
- a CDS encoding creatininase family protein produces the protein MAKKKYLLEHMTWPEAQAAFSRKPCVVVIPIGSTEQHGPHMPLGTDILTA